In one window of Candidatus Eremiobacteraceae bacterium DNA:
- a CDS encoding cob(I)yrinic acid a,c-diamide adenosyltransferase produces the protein MPKPARIYTRTGDDGTTGLVGGQRVHKSSGRIECFGAVDECSTVIGLARRALKDEPARVERVRVLDTWLAWVQDLLFNLGSDLATLPADRRADAPTVSAADIASLERAIDGAQDELEPLTNFILPGGSWPGAFLHQARTVCRRAERLMAGLAKSENVSSDALIFINRLSDALFVWARWINAGLGETEHRWNQKSTPPS, from the coding sequence ATGCCAAAGCCAGCGCGGATCTATACGCGCACGGGCGATGATGGCACGACGGGACTTGTCGGGGGGCAACGCGTCCACAAATCATCCGGGCGCATCGAATGCTTCGGCGCGGTGGATGAGTGTTCCACCGTCATCGGGCTTGCGCGCCGCGCACTGAAAGACGAACCGGCACGCGTTGAACGCGTTCGCGTGCTGGATACATGGCTCGCATGGGTGCAAGACCTTTTATTCAATCTCGGCAGCGATCTCGCGACGCTCCCGGCAGACCGGCGCGCAGATGCTCCGACCGTATCGGCCGCGGACATCGCGAGCCTCGAACGCGCGATTGACGGGGCACAAGACGAGCTCGAACCGCTCACCAATTTCATCCTTCCGGGCGGGTCGTGGCCGGGCGCCTTCTTGCATCAGGCGCGCACCGTCTGCCGCCGCGCCGAACGGCTCATGGCCGGGCTTGCGAAATCGGAGAACGTCTCGTCGGACGCGCTGATATTCATCAATCGGCTTTCCGACGCATTGTTCGTCTGGGCGCGCTGGATCAACGCAGGCTTGGGTGAAACCGAGCACCGGTGGAATCAGAAGAGCACGCCCCCTTCGTAG
- a CDS encoding DUF5069 domain-containing protein: MDLITGIPRSPNDLLGGIAMLPRTIDKARALIAGTIGEYVYGDKSSFDKDLLDFLGVSSADFLEAVRNSPDDAAVLAWVQAHGRNPSPAEIKAFTAGFQSDGDDDEDRARFAIRRGELPPHIQPKVKGWADLLDAREGRIS; the protein is encoded by the coding sequence ATGGACCTGATCACGGGAATTCCGCGCAGTCCAAACGATCTGCTCGGCGGCATCGCCATGCTGCCGCGCACGATCGACAAGGCACGCGCTTTGATAGCCGGGACGATCGGCGAATACGTCTATGGCGACAAGAGCTCGTTCGACAAAGATCTGCTCGATTTTCTCGGCGTCAGTTCAGCAGATTTTCTCGAAGCCGTTCGCAACTCGCCCGATGATGCTGCAGTGCTCGCATGGGTCCAGGCGCACGGGCGCAATCCTTCACCCGCAGAGATCAAAGCCTTCACAGCGGGGTTCCAGAGCGACGGCGATGACGACGAGGACCGCGCGCGTTTCGCGATACGCAGGGGCGAATTGCCACCGCACATCCAGCCGAAGGTCAAAGGCTGGGCCGATCTGCTCGACGCGCGCGAAGGCCGCATCTCCTAG
- a CDS encoding DUF5069 domain-containing protein → MDLTKSYPRSPRERLGGIPMLPRTIDKARAAIAGTLGEYKYGESSDFDMYLFETLGVDAESFLDGVRRSPDDAAVLRWLHANARTVAERDDERLLETLERDGVDSDDGRAQLDKWTEKNVPPPLRARIRSWVDKLDFDEGRIT, encoded by the coding sequence ATGGACCTGACGAAATCGTATCCGCGAAGCCCGCGGGAGCGCCTGGGCGGAATTCCGATGCTGCCGCGTACCATCGACAAGGCCCGCGCCGCCATCGCGGGCACGCTTGGCGAATACAAGTACGGTGAGTCAAGCGACTTCGATATGTATCTGTTTGAGACGCTCGGCGTCGATGCCGAGTCGTTCCTCGACGGCGTGCGGCGGTCGCCGGACGATGCAGCCGTATTGCGCTGGCTGCATGCCAACGCCCGCACAGTGGCGGAGCGCGACGACGAACGGCTGCTCGAAACGCTCGAGCGCGACGGCGTCGATTCGGACGACGGCCGAGCTCAGTTGGACAAGTGGACGGAGAAGAACGTGCCGCCGCCGCTGCGCGCTCGCATACGATCCTGGGTCGATAAACTCGATTTTGATGAAGGACGGATCACCTGA
- a CDS encoding glycine C-acetyltransferase gives MNQTYDRKLKTDLDALRAAGTFKSLRHITTPMSAHVNMVEAGDAIVLSSNNYLGLAANPRVVAAGVEGLHKYGAGTASVRFICGTLDIHSRLEEKIASFLGTESAITYVSCWAANTGLIPTIGLEGTAVISDELNHASIIDGCRMATQAQRLRYKHSDMADLEAKLASLAPDMTKFIVTDGVFSMEGDLAKLPELVALAKRYNGVTIVDDSHGTGVMGATGRGTIEHFGLTGQVDIITGTLGKALGGAAGGFVAGSTALIETLVQKSRPQLFSNALPATVACSALAAIEELEEHPELLARQRENVAFFREGLARIGFKPLDGPSAIIPIIVGETAFAIKMSDMLLKQGVFVTGFGFPVVPEGSARIRVQMSSSLSRADLEKALAAFEGVGRELGLIR, from the coding sequence ATGAATCAGACCTACGACCGCAAATTGAAAACCGATCTCGATGCGTTGCGCGCCGCCGGAACGTTCAAGTCGCTGCGCCATATCACGACGCCGATGTCGGCGCACGTCAACATGGTGGAGGCCGGGGACGCGATCGTGCTCTCGAGCAACAACTATCTCGGGCTTGCCGCCAATCCGCGCGTCGTCGCGGCGGGCGTCGAAGGTCTGCATAAGTATGGCGCAGGGACGGCCAGCGTCCGGTTCATCTGCGGCACGCTCGATATCCACTCGCGGCTCGAAGAAAAGATCGCGTCGTTTCTCGGTACCGAGAGCGCGATCACGTATGTCTCGTGCTGGGCTGCAAATACGGGCCTTATCCCCACGATCGGACTCGAGGGCACGGCGGTCATCTCCGATGAGCTCAACCACGCGTCGATCATCGACGGTTGTCGTATGGCGACGCAAGCGCAGCGGTTGCGCTATAAGCACTCCGATATGGCGGACCTCGAAGCCAAGCTTGCATCGCTTGCCCCCGATATGACAAAATTCATCGTCACCGATGGTGTTTTTTCGATGGAGGGGGATCTGGCCAAGCTGCCGGAGCTCGTCGCACTCGCGAAACGCTACAACGGCGTGACGATCGTCGACGACAGCCACGGCACCGGTGTCATGGGCGCCACGGGCCGCGGCACGATCGAACACTTCGGACTGACCGGCCAAGTCGACATCATCACGGGCACGCTCGGCAAGGCGCTGGGCGGAGCCGCGGGCGGTTTCGTCGCCGGGTCGACCGCGTTGATCGAGACGCTCGTCCAAAAGTCGCGCCCGCAACTGTTCTCCAACGCGTTGCCGGCGACGGTCGCTTGCAGCGCACTCGCGGCGATCGAGGAACTCGAAGAACATCCGGAACTTCTTGCGCGTCAACGCGAGAACGTCGCATTCTTTCGCGAGGGGCTTGCAAGGATCGGCTTCAAACCGCTCGACGGCCCGAGCGCGATCATCCCGATCATCGTCGGCGAGACGGCATTTGCGATCAAGATGAGCGACATGCTTCTGAAACAAGGCGTGTTCGTCACAGGCTTCGGCTTCCCGGTCGTGCCGGAGGGCTCTGCACGCATCCGCGTGCAGATGAGTTCGTCGCTTTCGCGCGCCGATCTGGAGAAGGCCCTCGCCGCATTCGAAGGAGTCGGCCGTGAACTCGGGCTCATCCGCTGA
- the tdh gene encoding L-threonine 3-dehydrogenase has protein sequence MKQRPGPGMEIVSAPIPTIGPSDVLIRVRKAGICGTDYHIWSWDKWSQGRIKPPLIVGHEFMGIVEEVGNAVQSVKPGDRVSAEGHISCGTCLLCRTGQEYICEHVQIIGVDRDGCFADHISMPAHNVWKLDPAVPDEWAAVFDPLGNAVHTVMAAGVSAKSVVITGVGSIGLMAIPVARAAGAAKVIAVDLNPQKLELAKSLGADDVFDARDKDVREKILALTNGDGADVLLEMSGSGAAINLGLSTVRNGGRAALLGLPSDNVSLNLAEHIIFKGLTVLGINGRNMFETWYQTQAMVVAGRIDLTKIITHVLPFEQYAECFDLLKEGKAAKIVMNIADA, from the coding sequence ATGAAGCAGCGACCCGGACCGGGCATGGAAATCGTATCGGCGCCGATCCCGACCATCGGCCCATCCGATGTTCTGATCCGCGTTCGCAAAGCCGGCATCTGCGGTACCGACTATCATATCTGGTCTTGGGATAAGTGGTCGCAAGGGCGCATCAAGCCGCCGCTGATCGTCGGCCACGAATTCATGGGCATCGTCGAAGAAGTCGGAAACGCGGTGCAGAGCGTCAAACCAGGCGATCGCGTTTCAGCCGAAGGGCACATCTCGTGCGGCACGTGTCTTTTGTGCCGCACTGGTCAAGAATATATCTGCGAGCACGTGCAGATCATCGGAGTGGATCGCGACGGCTGCTTTGCCGACCACATCTCCATGCCGGCGCACAATGTCTGGAAGCTCGATCCGGCGGTTCCCGATGAGTGGGCCGCCGTCTTCGATCCGCTCGGCAATGCGGTGCACACGGTCATGGCTGCCGGGGTCAGCGCGAAGTCAGTCGTCATCACGGGCGTCGGCTCCATCGGCTTGATGGCCATTCCGGTCGCGCGCGCGGCGGGCGCCGCAAAAGTTATCGCCGTCGATCTCAATCCCCAAAAGCTCGAACTCGCAAAATCACTCGGCGCCGACGACGTCTTCGATGCTCGCGACAAGGACGTTCGCGAGAAGATCCTTGCCCTGACCAACGGCGACGGAGCCGACGTCCTGCTCGAGATGAGTGGAAGCGGCGCTGCGATCAACCTCGGCTTGAGCACGGTGCGAAACGGCGGCCGCGCGGCGCTTCTCGGTTTGCCTTCGGATAATGTCAGTCTCAACCTCGCCGAACACATCATCTTCAAAGGTCTCACCGTCCTCGGCATCAACGGCCGAAACATGTTCGAGACCTGGTATCAGACGCAAGCGATGGTCGTCGCCGGACGCATCGACCTGACCAAGATCATCACGCATGTCTTGCCGTTCGAGCAGTATGCAGAATGCTTCGACCTGCTCAAAGAGGGCAAGGCCGCGAAGATCGTCATGAACATCGCAGACGCATGA
- a CDS encoding alkaline phosphatase family protein: protein MFHGFPGANTVSTGVESNGAVVQLKASQLYRPQDLGHYPSDFKVAYDNGKMDGFNLEVHGKQLSGLEPYSYVQQKYEQEYWTLAKLYTLGDNNFQSNGGPSFPAHQYLIAGQSGKYTNPPGTSWGCDSQVRLPPCYDYTTLGDELDNAGLSWRYYSTGAFPASPGVWNAYDAIRHIRYGSDWTNGDVSMPETNVFNDIGTSSCTLPNVTWVTPNAGNSDHAGTPHSVGDQGPAWVGAVYNAIGASPCWSSTAIILVWDDWGGWYDHVAPPQLDAEGLGFRVPLLVISPFAKVAYVSHVQHEFGSILNFIEATFSLPSLGTASESRSDNLSDCFNFTQRVRTFKKIPHGPISTDDTLPVEDDDGGANE from the coding sequence ATGTTCCATGGCTTTCCTGGCGCGAATACAGTCAGCACCGGCGTCGAAAGCAATGGTGCGGTCGTACAACTCAAGGCAAGTCAGCTCTACCGACCTCAGGACCTTGGGCATTATCCGTCCGACTTCAAGGTCGCATACGACAACGGTAAAATGGATGGCTTCAATTTGGAAGTGCATGGCAAACAATTGTCTGGCCTGGAACCGTATTCGTATGTTCAACAGAAGTATGAACAGGAATACTGGACGCTAGCGAAACTCTACACCCTGGGCGACAACAACTTTCAGAGCAACGGCGGCCCAAGCTTTCCCGCTCATCAGTACCTAATCGCCGGACAGTCAGGCAAGTACACGAACCCCCCGGGGACGTCGTGGGGTTGCGATTCTCAAGTTCGCCTGCCGCCGTGTTACGACTACACAACGCTTGGCGATGAGCTAGATAACGCCGGGCTCTCGTGGCGATACTACTCGACGGGCGCCTTCCCCGCGAGCCCCGGCGTTTGGAACGCGTACGACGCGATACGGCACATCCGTTACGGATCCGACTGGACAAACGGCGATGTATCCATGCCCGAGACCAATGTCTTCAACGACATCGGCACGAGTTCGTGTACGCTTCCCAACGTCACGTGGGTCACACCAAATGCCGGTAATTCAGACCACGCGGGCACACCGCACTCCGTAGGCGACCAGGGCCCGGCGTGGGTCGGCGCTGTCTACAACGCGATTGGAGCGAGCCCGTGTTGGTCGAGCACTGCTATCATTCTCGTCTGGGATGATTGGGGCGGTTGGTATGACCACGTCGCGCCGCCGCAACTCGATGCAGAAGGCCTTGGTTTCCGCGTTCCGCTGCTTGTGATATCGCCGTTTGCGAAAGTCGCATATGTCTCGCACGTGCAGCACGAGTTCGGCTCGATTCTGAACTTCATCGAGGCTACGTTCAGCCTCCCGAGTTTGGGAACCGCGTCTGAATCGCGATCGGACAACTTATCGGACTGTTTCAACTTCACGCAGCGGGTACGAACCTTTAAGAAGATACCTCATGGACCTATAAGCACGGACGATACGCTTCCGGTCGAGGACGACGATGGCGGCGCCAACGAATGA
- a CDS encoding alkaline phosphatase family protein: protein MKRLLGVLLLAGCGASSTALPAPQHVHAISSVHRATTAFPIQHIIVIMQENRTPDNLFHCLVGKADIATTGTLHDGTVVPLTPTPLGTPKDLPHSRATYFVDYNSGGMNGFDLESSITYPKKTGGAGLNPYQYVQQSDVQPYCDMANQFAFADAFFGSSASESYIEHQYMIAGQSAMAYTNPEGMTREIWGCDSSPDTTTRILNPLNGKTLKKVFPCFDYQTIGDELDTAGITWTAYASAIGSGGGNFSEFDAIKHIRYGPDWVTHVSSPSSNILKDISSGNLKSYSIVTPTELCSDHAGSPKDICGPSWVSSIVNAVGGSSYWSSTAIFITWDEWGGWYDHAFTPMLDVMGPGFRVPLVVVSPYVVKAGFVSHKMHEFGSVLHFVEEDYGLPALTNVDSRADDLTDMFNFNLKPRPFKAIKAPMTAAQLLAMPDDRTNPDDDTGDQNY, encoded by the coding sequence ATGAAAAGACTGCTCGGCGTTCTTTTGCTTGCAGGGTGCGGGGCTTCGTCCACCGCTCTACCGGCACCTCAACATGTCCACGCTATCTCTTCCGTGCATCGCGCCACGACGGCGTTCCCCATTCAGCACATCATCGTCATCATGCAAGAAAATAGAACCCCGGATAACTTGTTCCATTGTCTCGTCGGCAAAGCAGACATCGCCACCACGGGGACGCTGCACGACGGCACGGTCGTGCCCCTGACACCCACGCCCCTTGGCACGCCGAAAGATCTGCCGCATTCGCGCGCCACGTATTTCGTGGACTACAACTCAGGGGGAATGAACGGCTTTGACTTGGAGTCGAGCATCACGTATCCGAAGAAAACCGGCGGTGCAGGACTCAACCCGTATCAGTACGTCCAGCAGTCCGACGTGCAGCCCTACTGCGATATGGCGAATCAATTCGCGTTTGCCGACGCGTTTTTTGGTTCAAGCGCTTCGGAGAGTTACATCGAACACCAATATATGATCGCCGGACAGTCCGCAATGGCGTACACGAATCCCGAGGGTATGACGCGCGAGATCTGGGGATGTGACTCGTCTCCCGATACAACGACGCGGATCTTGAACCCGCTCAACGGCAAGACACTGAAGAAAGTCTTCCCCTGCTTTGACTATCAGACGATCGGCGATGAGCTGGATACGGCGGGTATAACGTGGACAGCATATGCGTCCGCGATCGGCTCAGGGGGCGGAAATTTCTCCGAGTTTGACGCTATCAAGCACATACGCTACGGCCCGGATTGGGTCACCCACGTCTCTTCCCCGTCGTCGAACATTCTCAAAGACATCTCGTCTGGAAATCTCAAATCATACTCGATCGTGACGCCGACTGAGTTGTGTTCGGACCACGCCGGGAGCCCGAAAGACATTTGCGGGCCATCGTGGGTCTCGTCGATCGTCAACGCGGTTGGTGGGTCTTCTTATTGGTCGAGCACAGCGATATTTATCACTTGGGACGAGTGGGGAGGGTGGTATGACCACGCGTTCACCCCGATGCTCGATGTCATGGGACCGGGGTTCCGCGTGCCGCTCGTCGTGGTATCGCCGTACGTCGTAAAAGCGGGCTTTGTGAGCCACAAGATGCACGAATTCGGCAGCGTGCTGCATTTCGTCGAAGAGGACTACGGCTTGCCGGCGCTTACCAATGTGGACTCTCGCGCCGACGATTTGACCGACATGTTCAACTTCAACTTGAAGCCGAGGCCGTTTAAGGCTATCAAAGCGCCGATGACTGCCGCGCAGCTGCTTGCGATGCCGGACGATCGCACCAATCCGGACGACGACACGGGCGATCAGAACTACTGA
- a CDS encoding ATP-dependent DNA helicase, which yields MSIDDLGNREAGSYTIEDALGPGGLIARALPGYEHRPAQITYAKRVQRGMLENVHVMAEAGTGTGKSVGYLIPAVLGEQRVVISTATIALQEQLVNKDIPLVLRALRSSARVVQLKGRTNYLCKDKAGQLQRQLTLARSNDEQRIFQWAARTDTGDKAELDFEPPFRLWSELDTDVDDCIMEACEFFGPERCFHMHAREAARYADIVVVNHALFFANLALGGGLIPPFDHAILDEAHQIDDWATAAFSASISRASVGRLRRKMARHYHIDETLDAELAQAIEEFTRALAAGSRSRYSLHDNDLAMELLDPLQRAFYRTENWLASNWRTASRYPNMEEEALERRRDLLVQAVVSQTLAIERIRLVGNEWISWAERVGDARGGDYAAVSAPFSVAPILRERLFDKTACVVLTSATIATGQDFSYLRRQLGLTDALVDEVVVDSPFDHARQAMLYLPPERLNPKSADFARDAVRVVIDVLHATAGRAFVLFTSHAVMRAVAAAVAPAIPYPSLTQGDMPKGRILEWFRAQRNPVLFATASFWEGVDVVGEALSCVIVDRIPFPPPDDPVLLARGVAVREAGGDAFDELMVPAAVLRLKQGLGRLIRSATDTGLMCVLDGRLETMVYGRRIVSALPPATRVHDLATVHARLSA from the coding sequence TTGAGCATTGATGATCTGGGCAACCGCGAGGCGGGCTCCTACACGATCGAGGACGCGCTCGGTCCGGGTGGGCTGATCGCACGTGCTCTGCCCGGCTACGAGCACCGGCCGGCGCAGATCACCTACGCCAAACGCGTGCAGCGCGGGATGTTGGAAAACGTCCACGTGATGGCGGAAGCCGGCACCGGCACCGGCAAATCAGTCGGCTATCTCATCCCTGCGGTGCTCGGCGAGCAGCGCGTTGTGATCTCCACGGCGACGATCGCTCTGCAAGAGCAGCTCGTGAACAAAGACATCCCGCTCGTGCTGCGCGCGCTGCGAAGTTCGGCGCGCGTGGTTCAGCTCAAGGGTCGGACGAACTATCTCTGCAAGGATAAGGCCGGCCAACTCCAGCGACAGCTGACCCTCGCGCGATCCAACGACGAACAGCGCATCTTCCAGTGGGCGGCGCGCACGGACACCGGCGACAAGGCCGAGCTCGATTTTGAGCCGCCGTTCAGGCTGTGGAGCGAACTCGACACCGATGTGGACGATTGCATCATGGAAGCATGCGAGTTCTTCGGCCCCGAGCGCTGCTTCCATATGCATGCGCGCGAGGCGGCGCGCTATGCGGATATCGTGGTGGTCAACCACGCGCTCTTCTTCGCCAACCTCGCGCTGGGCGGCGGCCTTATACCGCCGTTCGATCATGCGATTTTGGATGAGGCGCACCAGATCGACGACTGGGCGACGGCGGCTTTTTCCGCATCCATATCGCGCGCGTCGGTGGGGCGACTGCGGCGCAAGATGGCGCGCCATTATCATATAGACGAAACGCTCGACGCGGAGCTGGCGCAAGCGATCGAAGAATTCACCCGCGCACTCGCCGCCGGGTCGCGGTCGCGTTACTCGCTGCACGACAACGATCTCGCGATGGAGCTCCTCGACCCGCTGCAGCGAGCGTTCTACAGAACTGAGAACTGGTTGGCGTCGAACTGGCGCACCGCGTCACGCTATCCGAACATGGAAGAAGAAGCGCTCGAGCGGCGCCGCGATCTGCTCGTGCAGGCAGTCGTTTCTCAGACCTTGGCCATCGAGCGCATTCGGCTTGTCGGAAACGAATGGATCTCGTGGGCCGAACGCGTCGGTGATGCGCGCGGCGGCGACTACGCCGCTGTGTCAGCACCATTCTCCGTCGCACCGATATTGCGCGAGCGGTTGTTCGACAAGACGGCTTGCGTCGTGCTCACATCGGCGACGATCGCGACAGGTCAGGACTTTTCATATCTGCGCCGTCAACTCGGGCTCACCGATGCGCTGGTCGACGAGGTCGTCGTTGACTCGCCCTTCGATCATGCTCGCCAGGCCATGCTCTATCTGCCCCCGGAGCGGTTGAATCCGAAAAGCGCCGATTTTGCGCGCGATGCGGTGCGTGTGGTGATCGACGTCCTGCACGCCACGGCCGGACGAGCATTCGTACTCTTCACGTCGCACGCGGTGATGCGCGCCGTCGCCGCTGCGGTTGCGCCGGCGATCCCCTATCCGTCGCTCACGCAGGGTGACATGCCAAAGGGGCGGATTCTTGAGTGGTTTCGAGCGCAGCGCAATCCAGTGCTCTTCGCCACCGCGTCGTTCTGGGAAGGGGTGGACGTCGTCGGCGAAGCGCTGTCGTGCGTCATCGTCGATCGAATTCCGTTCCCGCCGCCGGATGATCCTGTATTGCTTGCGCGGGGCGTCGCGGTGCGCGAAGCCGGCGGCGACGCGTTCGACGAGCTGATGGTCCCTGCGGCCGTTTTACGATTGAAACAAGGGCTCGGTCGCCTCATTCGCAGCGCCACCGATACCGGATTGATGTGCGTCCTCGACGGCCGGCTCGAGACGATGGTCTACGGTCGACGCATCGTGAGCGCGCTGCCGCCGGCCACCCGCGTGCACGATCTTGCGACCGTGCACGCGAGATTGAGCGCTTAG
- the mscL gene encoding large conductance mechanosensitive channel protein MscL, with product MNDFKQFLLRGNVVDLAVGVVIGAAFGTVVAALVKDFITPLVAALAGQPDFSAISFTINNSRFAVGDFLNAVIAFVLVALAVFFFVVKPINFLVARSRKEPPADPTTTKCGECLSEIPIGARRCAFCTSPVTVTPG from the coding sequence ATGAACGATTTCAAACAATTCTTGTTGCGCGGCAATGTCGTGGATTTAGCCGTCGGCGTGGTCATCGGCGCGGCATTCGGCACGGTAGTGGCCGCGCTCGTCAAAGACTTCATCACGCCGCTCGTGGCGGCGCTTGCGGGTCAGCCGGATTTTTCGGCGATCTCCTTCACAATCAACAACAGCCGCTTCGCGGTGGGAGACTTTCTGAACGCGGTCATCGCGTTCGTGCTGGTCGCCCTCGCGGTCTTCTTCTTCGTCGTCAAGCCGATCAATTTTCTCGTCGCTCGTTCGCGCAAAGAGCCGCCGGCCGACCCGACGACGACGAAGTGCGGCGAATGTTTGAGCGAAATCCCGATCGGTGCGCGCCGTTGCGCATTTTGCACGTCGCCTGTGACCGTTACCCCCGGCTAA
- a CDS encoding DUF5916 domain-containing protein, whose translation MHLFRFSLLACLTLAMIGLSRTGVALAADPPAFAVAVSRADTSPKIDGTLNDPLWQKATHIQMTWDYQFRRPASEPTDVYLLADKTSLYVAFVAKQSEPITATNHTNDSSLSADDAVRVYLWPSGENGFEYFFAANPLGTRNEYSGENSSFAPHWTAVATRSADGYIVTEQIPMNVMRGDGRSTWRLQFDRTLHVTGQTFEWAHDGAQRSTDSVSFTGFLTGMTVATGSTRTKPRLGLYTLGQIGSAGANGNRARVGADIALPITNTASFFSSLYPDYSNVDQDQQTISPTAFSRQYTEVRPFFTQGLNFYNNFNCNDCYDVPFLYTPSIPTPQQGYAVEGVQGQAQFAGFDALGVNGRSDNAQTLIYTTADRRDILNVLRFSTLSPGLSDTTSIYQLTVGNHHNFSVYATTGGETGSGVTAPTLGHYNEWGLNLFSQKTGFFPAYHDIGPQYAPPDGLQQISDIHGPTLFVNHEFDNAPTSFIQSYTLSQDIEHFKNGAGALNLADAFTNLTINTKTQYTLAMSSGYQYLLLSNGYGSMIDQNGAALSHGSATSTPSSISYNIGRFGPGFLRTTTRLTTLRVTPRGTLALEADNTNDTTDEIPSRMLPSVKNVQWLERATFTYQFNSSSALAVGLRRIIGTAPELLFPPTTCRQMPLSAACGYTDASNVSVAFHRRVGADELYVVYGDPNQLATLPALIVKFVHYFGAEKGT comes from the coding sequence ATGCATCTATTTCGCTTCAGCCTCCTTGCGTGCCTGACGCTCGCAATGATCGGCTTAAGCCGGACCGGTGTCGCGCTTGCCGCCGACCCCCCGGCGTTTGCGGTGGCCGTAAGTCGCGCGGACACAAGCCCGAAGATCGACGGCACATTGAACGATCCGCTCTGGCAAAAGGCGACCCACATCCAGATGACGTGGGATTATCAATTCCGCCGCCCGGCGTCAGAGCCGACCGACGTCTACCTCCTGGCGGACAAAACGAGTCTGTACGTCGCGTTCGTCGCGAAGCAATCCGAACCGATCACTGCGACCAATCATACGAACGACAGCTCGCTGAGCGCGGATGACGCCGTGCGCGTGTATTTGTGGCCTAGCGGCGAAAACGGCTTCGAGTATTTCTTCGCAGCGAATCCGCTCGGTACGCGCAACGAATATTCGGGTGAGAATTCGTCGTTCGCTCCGCACTGGACCGCGGTCGCAACCCGAAGCGCGGACGGCTATATCGTCACCGAGCAGATCCCTATGAACGTGATGCGCGGTGACGGCCGTTCCACGTGGCGCTTGCAATTCGATCGCACGTTGCACGTGACGGGTCAGACCTTCGAATGGGCGCACGACGGCGCGCAGCGCAGTACCGACAGCGTCAGTTTCACCGGTTTTCTCACTGGTATGACGGTCGCGACGGGGAGCACCCGGACGAAACCGCGGCTCGGCTTGTACACGCTCGGCCAGATAGGCTCGGCCGGCGCAAACGGCAATCGCGCGCGCGTGGGCGCCGACATCGCGTTGCCGATCACGAATACCGCCTCGTTCTTCAGTTCGCTCTACCCGGACTATTCCAACGTCGATCAGGATCAGCAGACGATATCGCCGACCGCGTTTTCGCGCCAATACACCGAGGTACGGCCGTTCTTCACGCAGGGTCTGAACTTCTACAACAATTTCAATTGCAACGACTGCTACGATGTGCCGTTCCTCTACACGCCGTCGATCCCGACACCACAGCAGGGTTACGCCGTGGAAGGCGTGCAGGGTCAAGCGCAATTTGCGGGCTTTGACGCGCTCGGCGTGAATGGCCGCAGCGATAACGCGCAAACGCTGATATACACGACCGCCGACCGGCGCGATATCCTCAACGTGCTCAGGTTCTCAACGCTGTCACCGGGGCTGTCCGATACCACCTCGATCTACCAGCTTACCGTGGGCAACCATCATAACTTCAGCGTGTATGCCACGACGGGCGGCGAGACCGGTTCGGGCGTCACCGCGCCCACGCTCGGGCACTACAACGAATGGGGTTTGAATCTGTTCTCGCAAAAAACCGGATTCTTTCCCGCATATCACGACATTGGTCCGCAGTACGCGCCGCCCGATGGGCTGCAGCAGATCAGCGACATCCATGGCCCCACGCTTTTCGTCAACCACGAATTTGACAACGCCCCGACGAGCTTCATCCAAAGCTATACGTTGTCACAGGATATAGAGCACTTCAAGAACGGCGCCGGCGCCCTCAATCTCGCCGACGCATTCACGAACCTGACGATCAATACAAAGACGCAGTATACGTTGGCGATGTCGTCGGGCTATCAATACTTGTTGCTCTCCAACGGCTACGGTTCCATGATCGATCAGAACGGAGCTGCGCTGAGTCACGGGAGCGCCACGTCGACGCCATCGTCCATCAGCTACAACATCGGCCGCTTCGGGCCGGGCTTCTTGCGGACCACGACGCGCTTGACGACGCTGCGTGTCACGCCGCGCGGCACGCTTGCGCTGGAAGCCGATAACACGAACGACACGACGGATGAAATTCCAAGCAGGATGCTGCCCAGCGTGAAAAACGTGCAGTGGCTGGAGCGAGCCACATTCACCTATCAGTTCAACTCGAGTTCCGCGCTCGCCGTCGGTCTGCGCCGCATCATCGGCACGGCGCCGGAGCTGCTCTTTCCGCCGACCACATGCAGGCAGATGCCGCTGAGCGCAGCCTGCGGGTATACGGACGCGTCAAATGTCTCGGTCGCGTTCCACAGGCGCGTCGGCGCGGATGAACTGTACGTCGTCTACGGCGACCCGAATCAACTCGCGACGTTGCCGGCGCTCATCGTGAAATTCGTCCACTACTTCGGCGCGGAAAAAGGAACCTAA